A part of Paroedura picta isolate Pp20150507F chromosome 7, Ppicta_v3.0, whole genome shotgun sequence genomic DNA contains:
- the DUSP4 gene encoding dual specificity protein phosphatase 4, with protein MSAAKAAAQRPSRGAMRSGPPVSAAAMGELREMECSVLRRLLPPPAREECGGAKCLLLDCRPFLAHSAGYIRGALNVRCNTIVRRRAKGSVSLEQILPAEDEVRARLRSGLYGAVVVYDERSARADGLREDSTVALVVRALRRDAEHADICLLKGGYERFHSEYPEFCAKTKSPVTAFPLASVSVFEHGCSSCGTPQHDQGGPVEILPFLYLGSAHHAARRDMLDALGITALLNVSSDCPNHFEGHFQYKCIPVEDNHKTDISSWFMEAIEYIDSVKACHGRVLVHCQAGISRSATICLAYLIMKKRVKLEEAFEFVKQRRSIISPNFSFMGQLLQFESQVLATSCAAEVTSPAGTLRERGNAASTPTSQFVFSFPVSVAVHATPSNLPFLHSPITTSPTC; from the exons ATGAGCGCGGCCAAGGCGGCGGCGCAGCGTCCCAGCCGCGGCGCGATGCGCTCGGGACCGCCGGTGTCGGCGGCGGCCATGGGGGAGCTGCGGGAGATGGAGTGCAGCGTGCTCCggcgcctgctgccgccgccggcgCGGGAGGAGTGCGGCGGGGCCAAGTGCCTGCTGCTCGACTGCAGGCCCTTCCTGGCTCACAGCGCCGGCTACATCCGCGGCGCGCTCAACGTGCGCTGCAACACCATCGTGCGGCGGCGGGCCAAGGGCTCGGTGAGCCTGGAGCAGATCCTGCCGGCCGAGGACGAGGTGCGCGCCCGCCTCCGCTCCGGCCTCTACGGCGCCGTGGTGGTGTACGACGAGCGCAGCGCCCGCGCCGACGGCCTGCGGGAGGACAGCACCGTGGCGCTGGTGGTGCGGGCGCTGCGCCGGGACGCCGAGCACGCCGACATCTGCCTGCTGAAAG GTGGCTACGAGCGGTTTCATTCGGAGTATCCGGAATTCTGCGCAAAGACCAAATCTCCCGTGACGGCATTTCCGCTGGCCTCCGTGAGCGTTTTTGAGCACGGCTGCAGCTCCTGTGGGACCCCCCAGCACGATCAG GGTGGCCCAGTGGAAATCCTTCCTTTCCTGTATCTTGGCAGCGCGCATCATGCTGCAAGGAGAGACATGCTGGATGCTTTGGGGATCACCGCTTTATTAAACGTTTCATCAGACTGCCCGAACCACTTTGAAGGACACTTTCAGTACAAATGCATTCCGGTGGAAGACAACCACAAAACAGACATCAGCTCCTGGTTCATGGAAGCCATTGAATACATAG ACTCTGTGAAAGCGTGTCACGGGCGGGTCCTGGTGCATTGCCAAGCCGGCATCTCCCGCTCCGCCACCATCTGCTTGGCCTACTTGATCATGAAGAAGCGGGTGAAGCTGGAGGAGGCCTTTGAGTTTGTCAAACAGCGCCGGAGTATCATCTCTCCGAACTTCAGCTTCATGGGACAGCTGCTGCAGTTCGAGTCCCAGGTGCTGGCGACGTCGTGCGCGGCCGAGGTCACCAGCCCCGCGGGGACGCTCCGGGAGCGGGGGAACGCCGCCTCCACCCCCACGTCCCAGTTCGTCTTCAGCTTCCcggtttcagtggccgtgcacgCCACCCCCAGTAACCTCCCGTTCCTGCACAGCCCCATCACCACCTCCCCCACTTGCTAG